Proteins found in one Brachypodium distachyon strain Bd21 chromosome 5, Brachypodium_distachyon_v3.0, whole genome shotgun sequence genomic segment:
- the LOC112269479 gene encoding uncharacterized protein LOC112269479, whose amino-acid sequence MAPPQLSSFALRSVLEKDKLNGTNFTNWYRNLRIVLKHDKKEHVIENPLPEEPADNATAAVRNAYQRSCDESIEISYLMLAYMEPELQQQFENVEAFDMIETLKGMFQTQARTERFNVWRSFLETKLKEGEPLSPHVIKLVGYTQSLEKLGFPLSQELATDTILASLPPSYAQFVQNYHMHGMEKKVTELHGMLKTAEEDIKKNTKQVLLVQGKPKFKKNSWAKKKAKKGKAKDVIPTPAPAAPKAGPDSETVFFFCKGTGHWKRNCSKYQAHVAKKGGSVTSTSGVGKD is encoded by the exons atggcaccacCTCAATTGTCCAGTTTTGCTTTGAGATCTGTTcttgagaaagataaactaaatggaactaacttcaccaactggtatcgGAACCTGAGAATCGTTCTCAAGCACgataagaaagaacatgtcatAGAGAACCCACTTCCAGAGGAGCCGGCTGATAATGCCACTGCTGCTGTTAGAAACGCCTATCAACGCTCATGTGATGAGTCGATTGAGATCAGCTATCTGATGCTTGCCTATATGGAGCCCgaactgcagcagcagtttgagaatgttgaggctTTCGATATGATCGAGACTCTCAAAGGCATGTTTCAGACTCAGGCTAGGACCGAAAGATTTAATGTCTGGAGGTCCTTCCTGGAGACTAAGCTGAAAGAAGGCGAACCCTTGAGCCCACATGTAATCAAGTTGGTTGGTTACACGCAAAGCTTGGAGAAGCTGGGTTTTCCGCTGAGCCAAGAGTTGGCCACGGATACAATTCTGGCATCTCTTCCGCCAAGCTATGCGCAGTTCGTTCAGAACTACCATATGCATggtatggaaaagaaagtcactgaattgcatgggatgcttaaaacagcagaggaggatatcaagaaaaataccaagcaagtgttgctggtacagggaaagccaaagttcaagaagaattcttgggctaagaagaaggcaaagaagggaaaggctaaggatgtgatcccgacccctgcccctgctgcgcctaAGGCTGGACCGGACTCAGAGACCGTATTCTTTTTCTGCAAAGGCACCGGTcattggaagaggaactgcagcaagtaccAGGCCCACGTGGCAAAGAAGGGTGGAAGTGTGACTTCTACTTCAG GGGTTGGCAAGGACTAG